CAGAATAGTGGAGGCGGAGTGGGAATCGAAGATAAGGCCGGAGATATTGCCATCGTTTTCGGATAAGGATTTCCCCGGGGCCGACGCGATCGTCGTGACGACGCCGAGGGACGTGGAGACGCTTTGGCCCGTGGCCAAAAAAAGGGGGATTCCCCTCTTCCACTTCCTGCAGGGATTCGAGCCGGCCCACGTCCTGAAGAGGATCGAGGGACTGGTCGTACCGGAAAAATACAGGTCGAAAGGGATTGCCAGCAGGCTCAGGTACAAGGCAAGGGTATCGAGGTGGAAAAAAAGCCTCAAGAGGCTGGACGGACTCTACCGCTTGCCGACCGTGAAGATGGCCATATCCCCCCACATCGTGGAAGATGTGGAGAAAAGCTACGGCGTCCACTGTTACCTCCTTCCTAACTGGATAAATAGAGATGTTTTCTATTCCAAAAAGGAGAAGCTCAATTATTCAAAGAGGTTGAAAATCGTATCTGTGGGCAACTTCAACATTGATTACAAGGCGATCCCTGATATAAACGAGGCGGTGAGGATCCTCAAAGGCGATGGGATCCCGATACACTTCACCCGAGTATCCGTTGCCGATATACCTGAAGGGGAGAAAAAGCTGAACATTGCGGATGAGTTCTTGGTGCGTATCAACGAGGTCGAGATTTCCAAGCTCTACAGGGAGAGCCACATCCTCATCTCCGCCTCGACGGAGATCGAGGGATTCGGGCTTCCGCCGGTGGAGGCGATGAGCTCCGGCACTCCTACGATCCTGACAAGGGTTGCCCCCTTTCTCGCCTTTGACACCCCCCACGATTACTCATATTTCGTCGACGTACACCGCCCCGACCAGATAGCGAAGGGGGTGATCAAACTTGCCGAGTACGACGAGTTGAGGGAGTCGATAGTGGCGAGGGGTTTTGATGTGGCCGAAAAGTATTCGATAGGGCGGGTGGGGTCGCTGTTGGAAAAGATATTGAAGGATGAGGCATAAAGGGGGAGGGGATAATGGAGATAATGGTTCACGACAACACCTTTTTAAGATACGCGAGGGCGGCGGGGAAGGGGGGAGCCGTTGGAGACGTCTGGTTTATACACGGCTTCGGGGAGTCGGGCCTGTCGTTTGCCGAGGCGTTCGATTCGCCCCTAACGGAGAGATTCAACCTATACGTCCCCGACCTCCCCGGCTTCGGCGCAAGCCCCAGCCGGAAAGGTATTGAGACGGTGGCCGACTCCACGGAACTCCTCCTAAATTTGATCGAGGGCATCTCCAAGGACGCCGAGGTCTACCTCGTGGGGCACTCCCTGGGCGGGATAATCGGGACTTGGGCGGCGGGATCGGAGAGGCTGACGGGCAGGGTCAAGGCCTTTGCGAACATCGAGGGGAACCTGACTAGGGCTGACACGTTCGCCACATCTCTGACCCTCGAATACGACGACCCGGGGGCCTTTTTCGAGTTCTTCTCCGGGGTGATCGTCTCCCGGCTGGGGGAGGGCGGTGTCTTCAGGAGGTTTTTGGCGAGCCTTACGCTGTCGGACCCTGGCCTTCTTTTAACTTGGGGGAAGAGCTGCGTTGCGGCCACGGGGGAGACGAGGTCGGGGGAGGAGTATGCCGCCCTTAATATCGACACATTATATATCTGGGGGGACGAGAGCACGCCTGATATGACGAAGGATTTCATCTTTGAGAACAACATCAACAACAGGGAGGTCAAGGGGGCGGGCCACTGGGTGATGATCGACAAGAGCAAGGAGTGCTACGGCGCGATCTCCGATTTCTTTTCGGAGAGGACTTAGCTGAAGGCAAAAAAAGGGTGGGGACCCTCGTTCACTGCAGCCATGAAGGTCGGTTGTTCTATTAAGGCGTTGATCATCTTTGTGGGGATGGGCAGGGAACGGAAGGTTTTATAAGTTTTTCAGTTCGTCTCAAGATATTGAGAAAGGGCGAGGAAGGGGGATTTAAGCTTGCTCTGTTTTTTAGGCGCGGAAGTCGAAAAGGAAATATAAATGACGGCCCAATGACCGATGACCTTTCTTGAAACGACCGGCCTATCTCAAATGTTGACCTGAAAATGACCGGCCGTCCCTCTCATAATCGGCCTGCCTAAAAAACAAACGGCCGACCTATAAAAGGGGTTGCCCCTTAAACGCAGTTTCAAATACAGGGGGACTTCCTAAAAGCAAACAGCTGGCCTAAAAAACAAACGGCCGACCCTATTATGACAGGCCGGCCCTGAACATCAATTCAAAAATGACGGCGGAGCTTGAATAACTTGCCGCCACTCGAAACTTGCTTCCCCCTCGATTTGTTGCCCTTCAATATTTGTAATCCCCGAAACGGTTTGCCTCCTTATTAATGCCTGCCTCCCCCAAACAGACGACTCCTAAATACAGATTAAAAAACAATGGCCGACCATTAAAACAAATGACCGGCCTCATTAAAACAAATGATCGCCCACTAACAAATTGACCTGCCCCCCCAAACAGACGACTCCTAAATGCAGATTAAAAAACAATGGCCGACCATTAAAACAAATGACCGGCCTCATTAAAACAAATGATCGCCCACCAACAAATGGCCGACCCCCCAAAATGACCGGCGTCCTTTTTAGATGGTGCCGAAGGCGGGAGTCGAACCCGCACAGGCATACACCCACTAAGTCCTGAACCTAGCGCGTCTACCAGTTCCGCCACTTCGGCTTATTGAGCTATTGGTTATCTACTAAATACTATAGTAACTTAATTAGAATACTGCCGAGCCCTAAATATCGTTAGGACTAAAGTATCGGCCTACCCTCCGACCCCCCCTGATATTGACCGGCCCCTGATATTAATTGTCCCGGATTTTGGCCTACCCCTCCTAAATTGACCGGCC
The genomic region above belongs to Candidatus Zymogenus saltonus and contains:
- a CDS encoding glycosyltransferase family 4 protein, which translates into the protein MRIVYAITYWGMTGGVKVMVWHVELLRSLGHDVRLVSRIVEAEWESKIRPEILPSFSDKDFPGADAIVVTTPRDVETLWPVAKKRGIPLFHFLQGFEPAHVLKRIEGLVVPEKYRSKGIASRLRYKARVSRWKKSLKRLDGLYRLPTVKMAISPHIVEDVEKSYGVHCYLLPNWINRDVFYSKKEKLNYSKRLKIVSVGNFNIDYKAIPDINEAVRILKGDGIPIHFTRVSVADIPEGEKKLNIADEFLVRINEVEISKLYRESHILISASTEIEGFGLPPVEAMSSGTPTILTRVAPFLAFDTPHDYSYFVDVHRPDQIAKGVIKLAEYDELRESIVARGFDVAEKYSIGRVGSLLEKILKDEA
- a CDS encoding alpha/beta fold hydrolase, which encodes MEIMVHDNTFLRYARAAGKGGAVGDVWFIHGFGESGLSFAEAFDSPLTERFNLYVPDLPGFGASPSRKGIETVADSTELLLNLIEGISKDAEVYLVGHSLGGIIGTWAAGSERLTGRVKAFANIEGNLTRADTFATSLTLEYDDPGAFFEFFSGVIVSRLGEGGVFRRFLASLTLSDPGLLLTWGKSCVAATGETRSGEEYAALNIDTLYIWGDESTPDMTKDFIFENNINNREVKGAGHWVMIDKSKECYGAISDFFSERT